The DNA segment CCCCTGCTGGCTGTGCAGCGTGGCCACGATCTGGCGCAGGTGGGGCAGGGCGCGCGGCACGTCGGCGGCAGCCAGGGGATGGCCCGCGAAACGGCGCATGATCAGCGCCTCTACCCCGTCGGCCTCGGTGACGCCCAGCAGCCAGCCGCCCATGCCCGCCTGGAGCATATTCCGGGCCTCGGTGCGGTGCTGGCCTTTACGGTTGCGGTAGACCTTGACCACTGCCGCGCCGTCCTGGGTGGTGTACACGCGGCTCTGCATCCCCGAATCCATCGGCGTCAGGGGGCCGTAGCGGGCCTCCAGTTCCGGGAAGTGCTGGGGCCGCGCCGTGCCGGAAGGGGTGGAACGCAGGGTCACGCCCGTCTCACCGGAGCGGCCCGGCCCTGAACACACGGATTCCAGATACACAGAGTCCAGCTACGCAAATTTCAGACACACAGATTCCAGGCGCGCAGATTCTGGACAGACAGGCCCGGGCCAGACCGTTCATTTTGCAGGCGGCTCGGCGCTGACCTTTTCCATCAGACCGACCAGCCGGGGATCCAGCCCCTTACCCGCCTGACCGCGCAGCCGTTCGGGATCGCCCAGCCGCACGTAGGCGTTGGCGACGGCCAGAATGCGGGCGTACAGCGGAATGTCCTCTCCAGTCAGCTTGTCGGGTTCGCCCTGACCGTCCCAGCGCTCGTGGTGGTGGCGCACGGCCTTCTGTGCTTGTGCCAGATGCGGCACGCCATGCAGGAAATTCGCACCGACCTGCGGGTGGCCCTTCTCGCCGTGGATCTTGCCCAGATCGTGCAGGGTGGCGGCGAACCACAGCTCGTCCAGTTCGCGGTCCGCCAGACCCACGGCGCGGCCCAACTTCACGCTGGCCTCGGCGACAGCCTGGGCGTGCCCCAGCCCATCGAACTCCTGGCTCTCGAAGGCTTCCACCACCGCGCTGCTGACCTGCCGCGCGGTCAGTTTCCATTCCTCGCGGCTTTCCAGCAGCCCCAGCAGCGGCGCAATGGCGGTGGCCCAGCGTGTGATCAGTTCCTGCGCGGCCGTCCCGATGTCCTCCGACGAATTGCGGTCCAGCACCAGCGCGCCCAGATTGCGCCCCCGGTCATTGACGGGCACCACCAGCGACAGCGCCACGTCCCGCATCCCACAGGTGTCCAGAATGCCGTGCAACTCCGGCGGGTTGGCTGCGTACAGTTGGCCCGAGCCGTCATTCAGCACCCGCGTGCGCAGGGTGGCCCAGGGGCCAGACAGCGGCGTGCCGACCAGCGCCTTGGGGTAGCCGAACACCGCCGCCACCCGGTCCTGTGCAGACCTGTCCGGTGCGGCCCGGTCCTGGCCCTGCGAACGGTGCGTCACGGCGTAGCCGCGCAGGTTGCCGCCCAGCAGAAAGCTGGCGTGGCTCAGCGCGCCCTCCAGCACGCCTTCATGGGTGGGCCGCGCCAGCAGATCGTTTAGCACGCGCACGGCCTCCATATCGCCCGCAGGAGCGCTGGGAGAGGGAACGCGCGCCTCGGCGGACGCGAGCGGGGGCGGCTGGGGGGGGCGGGGGCGTCGGAACACGGTGAGGGCAGTATAGCCGCGTCTCAGGAAAAGGGGAGTGAAACATCTGCCTGACGGAACAGACCAGGCCATATCAGGTCAGCAATTTAGAAGGGATGCTGTGGGACACGGAATTTCTCTTTCCCGGATTCGCTGGGGGGAGGGGGGGGGTATTCAAACCGTCCGACAAACGAGAGTGATGCTGCGCGCGCTCCCCGAGCATCCACTGCACCCTCTCTCTGCCCGGCCATACGCCACCCGGCCTACCCACACTGCGACTTTCGGCGGATGCGCGGGCAGAGGCAGCGGCGCAGACTGACATCACTTTCGGGCGGGGCCTTCCACACAGCGGAGAGCATCGACAACCCGCCCGCAAAGTTGCTGGCCCTGCCGTCCGAGTGAAGATGGCAGGGCTGTTTTGCATGTGGCGTTTCCATGTGGGCGGCCCGAATCCCGAATCCCACTCCCTTAACCCCCGCCGCAGACCGTATGCTGGCGCTGAATGACGTTTACCCCCCGGCCCAGACCCGAAACCTTCAACCCCGCCCGCGAGCTGGCCGTGCGGGTGCTGCTGCGCGTGGTGGCGGGCGAAAGCTTTGCTGCACCTGCGCTGGACGCCGCCCTCCAGCAGGCCCGTCTGCCGGGCCGCGATTCGGGGCTGGCGACGCACATCGTCTACGGCACGCTGCGCCATTTTCCCAGCCTGGACACCGCGCTGACCCCCATGCTGACCGGGGACACCCACCCCAAGGTCCGCACGCTGCTGCTGGCTGGGGCCTTCGAGAAGCTGTACCTGGAGACGCCGCCACATGCGGTGGTCAGCGAGTACGTGAATCTGGCACGCGGCGCACGGCTGGCCCCGCCGGGACTGGTGAACGCCGTGTTGCGGCGCATTGAGGCCCCCGCGCCATCGGAGGTAACGCGCACCGAACTGCCCGGCTGGCTGGCCGACATCTACCGCACGGTGTATGGCGAGGATGCCGACGCCATCTTCGCCGATCTACTGACCCCACAACCACTCTGGCTGAGCGTGTCCGACGCGGGCTTCAAGTCTCTGGAAACTGAGGGGAGCCGCATGCAGCCCGGCCCCCAGGGGACAGACCGCGTGGAGCTGTCGCGTCCCCTGCGCGAGACCGAGGCCTTCGCGCGCGGCTGGGCGCAGCCGATCAACCCCGCGAGTCTGGCCTGCGTGGACGCGCTGGGAGATGTGGATGGTCAGCGTGTCCTCGATCTGGCGGGCGGCGCGGGCATCAAGGCCGCCATGCTGGCCGCGCGCGGCGCGCAGGTGACCAGCGTGGACCTGCTGCCGCGCAAGCACGAGCAGGCCAGTGCCAACCTGGAACGCCTGGGCCTGAAGGCCGAATTCCTGACCCACGATCTGACCCGGCCCATTGACCTGCCGCCCGCCGCCCATGTGCTGCTGGACGCCCCCTGCACCGGCAGCGGCACCCTGCGCAGCCACCCTGAGATCAAACTGCGGCTGACCCCGGAAGCTGTTGAAGGCATGGCGGCATTGCAGGCGCGGATGCTGCCCAACGCTGCCGCGCTGGTGGCTCCGGGCGGCACGCTGGTCTACTCGGTCTGCTCGGTCACGCCGCAGGAGGGGCCAGGGGTGGTGGCCGATTTTCTGGCCGCGCATCCCGAATTCGTGGCCGAGGACGTGCCCGAGGTGGAGGTGCCACATGTTCCTGCCGGAGACGGCCTGCTGACCGTGCCAGAGGGCGGGATCGACGGCTTTTTCATTGCCCGCCTGCGTAGACGCGCCGATTCTTCCATCGGCTAAGCTGTGCCATGAATCCCGCGCGCTGGCTGCTGCCTGTTCTGCTGACCCTGAGCATTTCCGCCCATGCCCAGACCGCGCCGAACTGTGCGCTGGCAAATCTTCTGGACGACGGCTCATATGCCACGCTGGCCGTCGGGCAGTGGAATGAGGTAGATCAGGACGCCGCCGACTTCGACTGGGCCGAGTGCCGCGCAGCACGGTTAAAAAAGGAACTTACTGCCTTCCCCAAGCTCAGCGCCCGTATTGATGGCCTGCGTCAGCAGTACCGCGATATGCGGGCGCTGGAGGGCCAACTGGCGGGCATCCGCGCCGGGGGCGGCACGCTGTATAGCCACGCCGTTCCGCGCATGTACCCTTACCTAGAAGATCAGTTGCAGAGCCTGTCCGCCCTGGCCCGCAGCTCACTGGGCGCGCAGACGGGGCAGCTCTACGGCCAGAGGATCGCGCAGGCCACTGCCGAACACATCGCGTATATCACCACTCTGCGTGCTTACAAGCCCGGTCCAGACGAGGACTATGGCCTGTACAACCCCCAGGAATGGACGGCGGCAGTGGACCGCTACGAGGCGCTGGGCCGCGCCATCATATCCACGCTGGGCAGCCGCAATGACGCGGCCACGGCGCTGGGCTACAGCATTCTGGACAACACGACGTTTGGGGCCAGCGACACGAATTGAACTGCAAATGAAGGAGCCAGTTGGAAGGTCGATTCTTCCGACTGGCTCCCACAGCGTCACTGAACTTATTTCAGGTCTAGAGCTGCGTCCAGCGCCACCTCGATCATCTGATCGAAGGTCTGCTGGCGTTCTTCAGAGGTGGTGACCTCATGCGTGACCAGATGATCGCTGATGGTCAGGATGGTCAGCGCCTTGACGCCGTGCTTGGCAGCCAGGGTGTACAGCCCGGCGGCCTCCATCTCCACGGCCAGAATGCCGTAGTCGGCCCAGATCTTGTACTGGTCAAAATCGTCGTGGTAGAAGGTGTCGCTGCTCATGATGTTGCCGACGTGGGTGGTGAATCCGCGTTCCTGGGCGATCTGGTAGGCGCGCATCAGCAACCCGAAGTCTGCAATGGGGGCGAAGGTCTTTTCGCCAAAGCGGATGCGGTTGATGTTGCTGTCGGTACTCGCGGCCTGTGCCAGCACGATGTCGCGCACATGCACGTTTTCCTGATAGCTGCCTGCCGTGCCGACGCGGACCAGATTCTTGCAACCGTAGTCGGTGATCAGTTCGCTGACGTAGATCATCGAGCTGGCAATGCCCATGCCTGTTCCCTGCACGCTGACGCGCTGGCCCTTGTAAGTACCCGTAAAGCCCAGCATGCCGCGCACATTGTTGTGCTGGACGGGGTTTTCAAAGAAAGTATCGGCGATGTGCTTGGCGCGCAGCGGGTCGCCGGGGAGAAGCACGGTTTCGGCGATCTGGCCTTTTTCGGCGTTGAGGTGAATGCTCATGGGGACACAGGTTAGCAGGGTCAGGAGGTTTAGGTGGAGGTCAGCCCCGCCCGAACAGCGGCCAGAAATCCCCCTGGCTCCAGCGTGCTGCCCTGGGCCAGTTCGGGCCGCCCACCCCCCTTGCCCCCGGTAACGGCCAGTGCCGCCCGCAGCAGTTCACCCGCATGAACTCCAGTCCGTGCGCTGGCAATGCCGCAGCGTCCGTCTTCCGCCAGAGCCACGCGCACCTCTCCGGCGGGAAGGTCGCCCAGAACGGGGACGAGCAGAGACGGGTCATCCAGCTCCAGCCAGCGCAGACCCTGGGCGTCGGGCGACGTGGCCTCCACCAGGACGCGGGCCAATTTTCCCCTCAGCCCCACAGCGTCCACTTTCGAGTCCGTGAGGTCCGTCCGTAGCGCCTCCACCCGCTCCGTCAACCGCTCCACGGGCACGCTGAAGGCCTGGGCCAATGCGCGGGAATCACGGTAGATACCGCCCAGATACACGCTGGCCTCCTCACCCGCCATGAAGACCACGCGGGTCACGCCGCCCCGGATGCGCTCGGTTCGCAGCACCACCATCGGGGCCGCCAGACTGGCCTGTGGAACGTGCGTGCCGCCGCAGGCGCTGACGTCGAAGGGCTGGCCGTCCTCGCCTTTGAAGATCACCAGACGCACCTGCCCGCGCACTTTCGTTTCGCGGCGCAGCGGGTAATTTACCAACTCCGCTTCAGAAACGGTGGGCGTGTCCAGGGTCAGGGTTTGGCGGGCCAGCGTTTCCCGCAGCAGCGTCTCGGCGGCGCGCACGTCGGTCTCTGTGGGATCGCCGCGTAAATCGAGGGTGCATTCGGGATGGGTCATGTTGACCGCGTCCACGGCAAAGGCCGGGTTGATCCGCACGAAGCACTGCGCCAGCAGATGTTCGCCGCTGTGCCGCGCCATGTGCCTCCAGCGCCGCGCGGCGTCCACCTCGCCCATGATCTGCGTGCCAGGTGCCGGCGGGGTGCCCTCCAGTCTGTGCCAGATCAGGCCCGTCCCCTTGTCCTTGCGGGTATCGACAACGCCCGCCTCGACCCCGTCCCAGCGCAGCATTCCGTGATCGGCGCTCTGCCCGCCGCCTGCCGGGTAAAAGGCGGTGGCGTCCAGCGCGACTTCCGAATCACTGACGGCCTGAACGCTGGCCGTAAAAGACAATGCTGCCGAGTCCTGATGGTAAAGAGGCCGGGTCAAGGCTTCATGCCTTCCACTGCGCGGGTGTACTTGATCAGTTGCAGCAGGGCCGCCGCGTCGTAGGGGTCCGCGGCCTTGTAGGGGCCGACAAACACGCTGGGCGTGCCGTTCAGGCCCAGTCGCCGGGCTTCAGCCAGTCCGGCGTCCACCGCCGCCTTGCCGCCGCGCGTGGACAGGCAGGTTTTGAAGGTGTCGGCCTTCAGCCGCGTGTCTGCGGCCAGGGCGATGAAGACCGGGGCCGGATCTTTCCCTGCCAGCCACGACTGATCGCGGAACAGAGCGTCCTTGTAGGCCCAGAATTTGCCCTGCTGGGCCGCACACTCGCTGGCCTCGGCGGCGGGGCGGGCGAATGGATGGATGGATTCGAGGGGAAACTGATGGAATTCCACGCGCACATCGTCGGGTAGGGCACGCAGCAGGGCGGGCAGGGTCTGGCTCTCGAACTGGCGGCAGTAAGGACACTGGAAATCGCTGTAGACGCGCAGCACCACGTCACTCTTTCCAGCCTTCCGGGCAGGCAGGGCGTTGGTGGTGGGCGCGAACGTTCCGGCAGCCACACGGTCCAGACTCAGGTTCACAGTCAATAGTTTGCCCTCGGTTTTCAGGCCGATGGTGAAGGGGTCTGCGCCGATGGTCAGGCCCGCTGGCAATTGCCCCACCACGGCATCCCGCTTCAAAAATTCCAGCATCGGCCCAGCCAGCCCGCTGCCGAAGCCGCTCAGCACCCCCGTCAGTTCTGCTGCCCGCGCTGCCGCCCCATCCGAATTCGCCACGATGATCTTCGCGGCGCTCAGGTAGCCACCTTTGCTTTGAAGCACCGCGCTGGAGCCGTCTGCAAAGGTCAGCACGCCCGACGCACCCTGCTTTGCAGTCGCCAGGGCCGGACTTTTCAGAAACGGGGCGAGAGGCTGGCCCACCTGCGCTCCGGCGCTGCCCAGAATGCCTCCCAGCAATAGCGAGGCCAGCAACGTTGAAGACTTGATTTGAACGGTCATGCCGACATGGTAGGGGACACAGGCGGAAGACATTCAGTCCAGGCGGATCAAGCGCTCGTTCAGGCGGGCGACAGGGTCAGCCACGCTTCGGGATTCAGCGGCTGTGACGCCACCACGCGGTTGCGGCCCTGGCGTTTGGCGCTGTACAGGGCCTCGTCGGCAGCGCGGACCAGCGCGCCAGGGGTGGACAGCGGTGCAACGTACCCGGCCACGCCCAGCGACACCGTAAGCTGCCCCAGCGAGATGCCCGCATGGGTCAGGGTCCAGCCCGCGATCTCGGCGCGCAGGCGTTCGGCCAGGGCGGTGGCCGCCGCCAGATCGTAACCGGGCAGCAGCAGCGAGAATTCCTCGCCGCCGGGCCGGGCCGGGGTGCTGCCGGGGGGGGCCAGATCACGCAGCAGGGCGCTCAGGCGCACCAGGGCAGCGTCCCCGGCGTCGTGACCAAAGGTGTCATTCAGGCGCTTGAAATGATCCACGTCCAGCGCGATCAACGACAAGGGCTGACCGCTGGCGGTGGCGTGGGCGGTCTGGGTGTCTAGCTCGTCTTCCAGGCGGCGGCGGTTGAACAGGCCAGTCAGCGGATCGCGGATGGTCTGCTGAAGCAGGCGGTCTTGCAACCTCAGCCCTGCCAGTGCCAGCGACACCTGCCGCACGATGCCGGGCAACAGGGCGAGCAGATCGGCGGGCAACTCCGCGCCCTCTGTCCCCGGACGCAGCCGCATGATGCCTAGCGTCTCACCGTGCGAGAACAGCGGCATGCAGGTATAGGTGCCCCCTGGGCCGCCCAGGCAGGCCGGGGCCAGCCGGTCTGCCCCAGGCGTCACGGCCTCGCCCCGGCGCAGCGCCCAGCAGCCGTCCGGCGGGGTGGCTGCTCCTGTCTCGCCGCCCCAGACTGCCAGCGGCAGAAGCAGATTGCGCGAGGCGTTGTGCTGGAGCAGCGTGCCACGCGTGCCAGGGAGCAGTTCTGGCAGGGCGCATTCCAGAATCCGCGCGCCTTCTTCCAGACTGCGGGCGGCCTGCATCCAGTCTCCAAATTCGCCCAGGCGGCGCATCCACTCGTTGCGGGCGGCCAGGGTCTCGGCGTGGGTCCGGGCCAGCCCCTGCGCCAGTTCCAGCCCCCCACTCATATGGTTGAAAGCCCCCGACAGCGTCTGGATCTCGGTGGGGCCACGCGTTTCCACCCGCACCCCGGTCTCGCCGTCAGTCAGGCGCTGGGCGGCGGTGGTGAAACGGCCAAAACTGCCAGAGATTCTCTGCGCGCTGACCAGCGTGGCGATGATGCTGGCCAGTAGCGCAACGCCCGCCACCCCGTACAGCGTCAGCCGCAGCCGCCGCAACTGCGCCGAGGCCGCCGTGTCTAAGGCCACGAGCTGCTCGGTCTGCCCTGAGCGGTAGGTTTGGACCTCAGCGCGGATCGCGTCCAGAATCTTCTTGCCTGCCCCCGTCCTGACCAGGGCGCCCGCCTCGGCCTCGCTGCGCTGGCGGGCGGCGATCTCAGGCAGGGCCACCTCGGTCTGCCAGCGGTCAATCAGGGTACGGACGCGGCCCAGGTGCTGGCTCCCGCCGCCTGCCCGGTTCAGTGCGGCCAGTTCGGTGGGCAAGGCGGCGCGGGCGGCCTCATAGGGTGCCAGAAACTCTGGCTGCCCGGCGATGATATAGCCCCGCAAACCCGTTTCCAGATCCACCACATGCTGCATGACCTGACCGATATCCATCAGGCTGGCGCGGGTCTGGGCCGCCTGTTCAGTGGCCTGCACGCGGGCGTCCAGTGTCCCCGAGAGCAGCACGAAGGCGGCCACCAGCAAGATCCAGAAAGGAAGCTGGGACAGCAGAAGCAGGCGGCGCAGGGTCATTCTGCCGCCCACTTTAAAAAGGTGGAACGTGCGGTGTTCTTACAGCCTCAGAAGATTGAGACTCAGCGCACGCAGCCGTCTGCCAGACTCTTTGCCAGCGCTGGCACATCATGGCCCTCGCGCACCGCGTTGATGAAGGCGCTGCCCACCACCACGCCGTCAGCCAGATTCGCGACCTGATGCGCGGTCTGCGCGTCCTTGACGCCGAAGCCCACGGCAATCGGGACATCGGTGTGCTGGCGGGCCAGTTCCAGCATGGCGGGAACCTCGCCCAGCGCCGTGCCTTCTCGCGCTCCAGTCACTCCGGTCACGCTGACGGCGTACAGAAAGCCGGTGCAGGCTTCGGCCACCAGCTTGATGCGCTCCGGCGTGCTGGTGGGCGCGATCAGAAAGGTGACGGCAATGCCGTGTTCGGCGGCCAGATCAGCGATTTCCAGGTCCTGGTCCGGGGGCAGGTCCGGGAGGATTAACCCGTCCACCCCAGCCTCCTGTGCCAGCTCCATGAATTTGCGTGGGCCGACGGCATAGATGGGGTTCACGTAGGTCATGATCACGATGGGCTTGTCGTGCCGGGTCCGCAGCTCTTTGACCAGTTCGATGGTGCGGCGCGTGCTGGTGCCGTCTGCCAGCGCCTGTTCACTGGCCCGCTGGATGGTGGGGCCGTCGCCCAGCGGATCGCTGTAGGGCAGCCCCACTTCCAGCAGATCGGCGCGGGCCAGCAGATCGTCGGCCAGCGCGGGAAAGGCGGCGGCACTGGGATACCCGGCGGTCATGAAGGGAATGAAGGCGGCGCGGCCCTCTGACTTCGCTTTCTCGAAGGCGGCACGGATGCGGGCCACACCCTTAGACTGAACAGCGGTCATGCCAGAACCTCCTGACGCTCAGTATTCTTGGGCAGGTCCTCCGCTTTCGCCAGCAGACGCATCACCTCGGCCACATCCTTGTCGCCGCGCCCGG comes from the Deinococcus sp. AJ005 genome and includes:
- a CDS encoding HD-GYP domain-containing protein, with translation MFRRPRPPQPPPLASAEARVPSPSAPAGDMEAVRVLNDLLARPTHEGVLEGALSHASFLLGGNLRGYAVTHRSQGQDRAAPDRSAQDRVAAVFGYPKALVGTPLSGPWATLRTRVLNDGSGQLYAANPPELHGILDTCGMRDVALSLVVPVNDRGRNLGALVLDRNSSEDIGTAAQELITRWATAIAPLLGLLESREEWKLTARQVSSAVVEAFESQEFDGLGHAQAVAEASVKLGRAVGLADRELDELWFAATLHDLGKIHGEKGHPQVGANFLHGVPHLAQAQKAVRHHHERWDGQGEPDKLTGEDIPLYARILAVANAYVRLGDPERLRGQAGKGLDPRLVGLMEKVSAEPPAK
- a CDS encoding RsmB/NOP family class I SAM-dependent RNA methyltransferase, with translation MTFTPRPRPETFNPARELAVRVLLRVVAGESFAAPALDAALQQARLPGRDSGLATHIVYGTLRHFPSLDTALTPMLTGDTHPKVRTLLLAGAFEKLYLETPPHAVVSEYVNLARGARLAPPGLVNAVLRRIEAPAPSEVTRTELPGWLADIYRTVYGEDADAIFADLLTPQPLWLSVSDAGFKSLETEGSRMQPGPQGTDRVELSRPLRETEAFARGWAQPINPASLACVDALGDVDGQRVLDLAGGAGIKAAMLAARGAQVTSVDLLPRKHEQASANLERLGLKAEFLTHDLTRPIDLPPAAHVLLDAPCTGSGTLRSHPEIKLRLTPEAVEGMAALQARMLPNAAALVAPGGTLVYSVCSVTPQEGPGVVADFLAAHPEFVAEDVPEVEVPHVPAGDGLLTVPEGGIDGFFIARLRRRADSSIG
- the deoD gene encoding purine-nucleoside phosphorylase; translated protein: MSIHLNAEKGQIAETVLLPGDPLRAKHIADTFFENPVQHNNVRGMLGFTGTYKGQRVSVQGTGMGIASSMIYVSELITDYGCKNLVRVGTAGSYQENVHVRDIVLAQAASTDSNINRIRFGEKTFAPIADFGLLMRAYQIAQERGFTTHVGNIMSSDTFYHDDFDQYKIWADYGILAVEMEAAGLYTLAAKHGVKALTILTISDHLVTHEVTTSEERQQTFDQMIEVALDAALDLK
- a CDS encoding alanine--tRNA ligase-related protein translates to MTRPLYHQDSAALSFTASVQAVSDSEVALDATAFYPAGGGQSADHGMLRWDGVEAGVVDTRKDKGTGLIWHRLEGTPPAPGTQIMGEVDAARRWRHMARHSGEHLLAQCFVRINPAFAVDAVNMTHPECTLDLRGDPTETDVRAAETLLRETLARQTLTLDTPTVSEAELVNYPLRRETKVRGQVRLVIFKGEDGQPFDVSACGGTHVPQASLAAPMVVLRTERIRGGVTRVVFMAGEEASVYLGGIYRDSRALAQAFSVPVERLTERVEALRTDLTDSKVDAVGLRGKLARVLVEATSPDAQGLRWLELDDPSLLVPVLGDLPAGEVRVALAEDGRCGIASARTGVHAGELLRAALAVTGGKGGGRPELAQGSTLEPGGFLAAVRAGLTST
- a CDS encoding thioredoxin domain-containing protein; its protein translation is MTVQIKSSTLLASLLLGGILGSAGAQVGQPLAPFLKSPALATAKQGASGVLTFADGSSAVLQSKGGYLSAAKIIVANSDGAAARAAELTGVLSGFGSGLAGPMLEFLKRDAVVGQLPAGLTIGADPFTIGLKTEGKLLTVNLSLDRVAAGTFAPTTNALPARKAGKSDVVLRVYSDFQCPYCRQFESQTLPALLRALPDDVRVEFHQFPLESIHPFARPAAEASECAAQQGKFWAYKDALFRDQSWLAGKDPAPVFIALAADTRLKADTFKTCLSTRGGKAAVDAGLAEARRLGLNGTPSVFVGPYKAADPYDAAALLQLIKYTRAVEGMKP
- a CDS encoding diguanylate cyclase, whose translation is MTLRRLLLLSQLPFWILLVAAFVLLSGTLDARVQATEQAAQTRASLMDIGQVMQHVVDLETGLRGYIIAGQPEFLAPYEAARAALPTELAALNRAGGGSQHLGRVRTLIDRWQTEVALPEIAARQRSEAEAGALVRTGAGKKILDAIRAEVQTYRSGQTEQLVALDTAASAQLRRLRLTLYGVAGVALLASIIATLVSAQRISGSFGRFTTAAQRLTDGETGVRVETRGPTEIQTLSGAFNHMSGGLELAQGLARTHAETLAARNEWMRRLGEFGDWMQAARSLEEGARILECALPELLPGTRGTLLQHNASRNLLLPLAVWGGETGAATPPDGCWALRRGEAVTPGADRLAPACLGGPGGTYTCMPLFSHGETLGIMRLRPGTEGAELPADLLALLPGIVRQVSLALAGLRLQDRLLQQTIRDPLTGLFNRRRLEDELDTQTAHATASGQPLSLIALDVDHFKRLNDTFGHDAGDAALVRLSALLRDLAPPGSTPARPGGEEFSLLLPGYDLAAATALAERLRAEIAGWTLTHAGISLGQLTVSLGVAGYVAPLSTPGALVRAADEALYSAKRQGRNRVVASQPLNPEAWLTLSPA
- the trpA gene encoding tryptophan synthase subunit alpha is translated as MTAVQSKGVARIRAAFEKAKSEGRAAFIPFMTAGYPSAAAFPALADDLLARADLLEVGLPYSDPLGDGPTIQRASEQALADGTSTRRTIELVKELRTRHDKPIVIMTYVNPIYAVGPRKFMELAQEAGVDGLILPDLPPDQDLEIADLAAEHGIAVTFLIAPTSTPERIKLVAEACTGFLYAVSVTGVTGAREGTALGEVPAMLELARQHTDVPIAVGFGVKDAQTAHQVANLADGVVVGSAFINAVREGHDVPALAKSLADGCVR